One genomic window of Acidobacteriota bacterium includes the following:
- a CDS encoding LON peptidase substrate-binding domain-containing protein → MSLLLPLFPLDLVLLPGAPLPLHVFEPRYKEMIAECLDEKKPFGVVRASSDGVAEIGCTAEIVEVTNRYDDGRMDILTRGVERFEVLQVHEERTFLEAEFTVIEDEPGTPSSQLVQQAMRLHSEIAKLAGSDSTAPKDNGEHLSFLLAGSLPLDLDFKQNLLTTLSEPKRLEAVISYLEAILPSIRRASKARWN, encoded by the coding sequence GTGAGTTTGTTGCTGCCTCTATTTCCGCTGGATCTTGTGCTGTTGCCGGGCGCTCCTCTGCCTTTGCACGTCTTCGAACCGCGCTACAAGGAAATGATTGCGGAGTGTCTGGACGAGAAGAAGCCCTTCGGAGTGGTGCGAGCTTCTTCCGACGGTGTCGCTGAGATCGGTTGCACGGCGGAAATCGTTGAAGTGACCAATCGCTATGACGATGGCCGCATGGATATCCTGACGCGCGGAGTCGAGCGTTTCGAAGTGTTGCAGGTCCATGAAGAACGGACGTTCCTCGAGGCGGAGTTTACCGTGATCGAAGACGAGCCGGGGACGCCCTCTTCGCAACTCGTGCAGCAGGCCATGCGCCTGCATTCGGAAATTGCAAAGCTTGCGGGATCCGACAGCACCGCCCCGAAGGACAATGGCGAGCACCTTTCCTTCCTGCTCGCGGGATCACTCCCGCTGGATCTCGACTTTAAACAGAATCTGCTGACCACGTTGTCGGAACCGAAACGTTTGGAAGCGGTGATCTCTTACCTGGAAGCCATTCTGCCCAGCATTCGGCGAGCATCGAAAGCACGCTGGAACTGA